From Homalodisca vitripennis isolate AUS2020 chromosome 1, UT_GWSS_2.1, whole genome shotgun sequence, the proteins below share one genomic window:
- the LOC124362341 gene encoding uncharacterized protein LOC124362341 isoform X1, with protein sequence MFTVETQIVPVAVLILCIGTLASVEPSSDRPLNSTVPKFNVTTLPARLTEDDIKNISLISQAQNSSQLFGETDAEHFGELSVIDVLFRKRRKEGCDEGQEKAYLLRRLSKGGRVTSKCRGGRACVI encoded by the exons ATTGTTCCAGTTGCAGTGTTAATTTTGTGCATTGGAACTTTGGCCTCTGTGGAACCATCCAGTGACAG aCCTCTGAACTCAACAGTACCCAAATTTAACGTCACAACTTTACCTGCTCGGCTTACAGAAgatgacataaaaaatatttcattaataag CCAAGCTCAAAATAGTTCACAATTATTTGGAGAAACAGATGCTGAACATTTTGGAGAGCTTTCAGTGATTGATGTACTTTTTAGGAAAag ACGTAAAGAAGGCTGCGATGAAGGCCAAGAGAAAGCATACTTACTCAGAAGACTATCCAAAGGCGGAAGAGTCACCAGTAAGTGTAGAGGAGGTAGAGCTTGTGTCATATGA
- the LOC124362341 gene encoding uncharacterized protein LOC124362341 isoform X2 — translation MFTVETQIVPVAVLILCIGTLASVEPSSDRPLNSTVPKFNVTTLPARLTEDDIKNISLIRRKEGCDEGQEKAYLLRRLSKGGRVTSKCRGGRACVI, via the exons ATTGTTCCAGTTGCAGTGTTAATTTTGTGCATTGGAACTTTGGCCTCTGTGGAACCATCCAGTGACAG aCCTCTGAACTCAACAGTACCCAAATTTAACGTCACAACTTTACCTGCTCGGCTTACAGAAgatgacataaaaaatatttcattaataag ACGTAAAGAAGGCTGCGATGAAGGCCAAGAGAAAGCATACTTACTCAGAAGACTATCCAAAGGCGGAAGAGTCACCAGTAAGTGTAGAGGAGGTAGAGCTTGTGTCATATGA